One window of Desulfobacca acetoxidans DSM 11109 genomic DNA carries:
- a CDS encoding M23 family metallopeptidase, which produces MKTSKRKTFDRWGGYFSGYLLPAVLVVGLIVGAVWMARTWFEGTPPEIQLRPEGSMVGASQEFTLAVADAESGLSRIKVQFRQGSTEKEVVFQSFPGRRWGRGGDERKVELPLILEPKAWGCQDGPAELIIQARDYSWRGWFKGNTASLTRKLTIDLTPLRLTFISINEFINQGGTGLVVYQINKPAAASGVRVNGELFPGFPAPGGDAGRRLAFFAVPYLLPQPLTLELIAADQGGAEVKNRVHYRLKSKRWRADRINLSDAFLNRKMPEFQEVDQELKNIQNPLEVFLRINRDEREKNNRLIQEICKQSQPERLWQGAFVRLPNSKPMAAFADHRSYIYQGREIDRQVHLGQDLASLEKALIPAANHGLVIFTGPLGIYGQSVVLDHGWGLCSLYSHLSEIRVEKGQRVNKGEVLGRTGATGMAGGDHLHFSVMIQGKFVNPLEWWDLHWIKDQVERQLAGIEPAVAATAQTAPPKAARTKPRTAKKRNR; this is translated from the coding sequence ATGAAAACGAGTAAGAGAAAGACTTTTGACAGGTGGGGAGGGTATTTCTCCGGTTATCTTTTGCCTGCCGTTCTGGTGGTAGGCTTGATCGTCGGAGCTGTCTGGATGGCTCGCACCTGGTTCGAAGGGACGCCGCCGGAAATCCAACTCCGTCCCGAGGGCAGTATGGTGGGGGCCTCTCAGGAATTCACCCTGGCAGTAGCCGATGCCGAAAGCGGTTTAAGTCGGATAAAAGTCCAGTTTCGACAGGGGAGTACTGAAAAAGAAGTCGTTTTCCAGAGCTTTCCTGGGAGGCGTTGGGGCAGAGGTGGTGACGAGCGGAAGGTGGAACTTCCTCTGATCCTGGAACCTAAGGCTTGGGGATGCCAAGACGGCCCGGCGGAGTTGATTATTCAAGCAAGGGACTATTCCTGGCGGGGTTGGTTCAAAGGCAATACGGCCAGCCTGACCCGCAAGCTTACTATCGACCTAACGCCCCTGCGCCTGACGTTTATCTCTATCAATGAGTTCATCAATCAGGGTGGGACCGGGTTGGTGGTGTATCAGATCAACAAACCGGCGGCCGCGAGCGGCGTTCGGGTGAACGGGGAACTTTTCCCGGGATTTCCTGCGCCTGGTGGCGATGCCGGACGTCGATTGGCTTTTTTCGCCGTCCCCTACCTGCTGCCCCAGCCCCTGACGTTGGAACTGATAGCGGCGGATCAGGGAGGGGCCGAGGTAAAAAACCGGGTTCACTATCGCCTCAAATCCAAACGCTGGCGCGCCGACCGGATTAATCTGTCTGACGCCTTCCTGAATCGGAAGATGCCAGAGTTTCAGGAGGTTGATCAGGAATTAAAGAATATTCAGAATCCCCTGGAGGTGTTCCTGCGTATCAACAGAGATGAACGGGAAAAAAATAACCGTCTGATCCAGGAAATCTGTAAGCAGAGCCAACCGGAGCGATTGTGGCAAGGAGCCTTTGTCCGGCTGCCCAATAGCAAGCCTATGGCTGCCTTTGCAGATCATCGCAGCTACATCTATCAAGGCCGGGAAATTGATCGACAGGTGCATCTGGGCCAGGACCTGGCATCATTGGAAAAAGCGCTCATTCCAGCGGCCAACCATGGTTTGGTAATATTCACCGGTCCTCTAGGAATCTATGGGCAGTCGGTGGTCTTGGATCATGGATGGGGCTTATGCAGCCTCTATAGCCACTTAAGTGAGATCAGAGTTGAAAAAGGGCAGAGGGTCAATAAGGGCGAAGTCTTGGGGCGTACCGGAGCCACCGGTATGGCTGGGGGCGACCACCTGCACTTCTCTGTCATGATACAGGGCAAATTCGTCAATCCGCTTGAATGGTGGGACCTGCATTGGATTAAGGATCAGGTGGAGCGTCAGTTGGCAGGGATCGAACCAGCCGTTGCGGCTACCGCTCAAACGGCGCCCCCCAAAGCGGCCAGAACCAAACCGAGGACAGCCAAGAAGAGGAACCGGTGA